Proteins found in one Desulfobotulus pelophilus genomic segment:
- a CDS encoding 1,4-dihydroxy-2-naphthoate polyprenyltransferase, with protein MNTLSQKEAWILATRPQTLPAALGPVILGMAAAASMGKFHLLSGLLALVTALLLQIAVNLANDYFDAKAGHDNDRRIGPLRVTQSGLIEGKKVLLAMALCMILASFSGSYLIYRGGIPALFIAFFSLMGVLTYSAGPFPMTEKGLGEAAAFLFFGPVAVCGTTWVMALTFSPTALLASLPAGMLIAAILSVNNIRDIEGDAASGKRTLAVRIGPMASRYCFTGLVAGAYLFPLIIAIRSNIWMLLAMISFPKAIVVIQSLWHMDGRLLNEVLAHTARLSFFFCLLYAAALVIGP; from the coding sequence ATGAACACCCTTTCACAAAAAGAAGCCTGGATACTGGCCACCCGGCCCCAAACCCTGCCCGCAGCCCTGGGGCCTGTCATTCTGGGCATGGCAGCGGCCGCCAGCATGGGAAAATTCCATCTTCTTTCGGGTCTTCTTGCTCTGGTCACAGCCCTTCTGCTACAGATTGCCGTGAACCTTGCCAATGATTATTTCGATGCAAAGGCAGGCCATGATAATGACAGGCGTATCGGCCCCCTGCGGGTTACCCAGAGTGGTCTCATTGAGGGGAAAAAAGTACTGCTGGCCATGGCTCTTTGCATGATACTGGCCTCTTTTTCCGGATCATACCTCATTTACCGCGGAGGCATTCCCGCTCTTTTCATAGCTTTTTTTTCCCTTATGGGCGTTCTGACCTACTCCGCAGGCCCCTTTCCCATGACTGAAAAAGGACTGGGTGAAGCCGCCGCTTTTCTCTTTTTCGGACCCGTTGCGGTCTGCGGTACCACATGGGTCATGGCACTGACCTTTTCCCCCACAGCCCTTCTGGCCTCCCTGCCCGCGGGCATGCTCATTGCCGCCATTTTATCCGTAAACAACATACGGGACATTGAAGGCGATGCCGCTTCCGGCAAAAGAACCCTTGCCGTACGTATAGGCCCCATGGCCAGCCGCTATTGTTTTACAGGCCTTGTGGCAGGCGCCTATCTCTTCCCCCTCATCATAGCCATCAGAAGCAATATCTGGATGCTTCTGGCAATGATCTCTTTTCCCAAGGCCATTGTAGTCATCCAGTCCCTGTGGCATATGGATGGACGTCTTTTAAATGAAGTTCTCGCCCATACGGCCAGGCTATCCTTTTTCTTCTGCCTGCTTTACGCAGCAGCACTGGTGATCGGACCGTAA
- a CDS encoding ABC transporter permease: MKASRSGILDPLLGLITLLLFWQLAALAMGKPILPGPATVLPLFFQNLFGDLGLHFLASAARVILAIVMAVCTAAPLGLILGQAPRINALFSPVITILYPVPKIVFLPVIYVLMGISDISKIFLISLILFFQILVVVRDEAASLTPELIASVRSLGAGRRALFRFVYLPATLPAILTALRVSVGTAVAVLFIAEQALTQWGLGYYIVVETYQILLYPEMYTGILAMGLMGSLLYGLIRIIERKLAPHLFIKDME; the protein is encoded by the coding sequence ATGAAAGCGTCACGGTCTGGTATTCTGGACCCACTGCTGGGGCTGATCACCCTTCTGCTGTTCTGGCAGCTGGCAGCCCTGGCCATGGGAAAACCCATCCTTCCCGGTCCTGCCACCGTGCTTCCGCTGTTTTTTCAAAACCTTTTCGGTGATCTGGGCCTTCATTTTCTGGCCAGTGCGGCAAGGGTGATACTGGCCATTGTCATGGCCGTATGCACGGCGGCTCCTCTGGGACTCATCCTCGGCCAGGCCCCGAGAATCAATGCACTTTTTTCACCGGTGATCACCATTTTATACCCCGTACCCAAAATCGTTTTTCTCCCTGTCATCTATGTGCTCATGGGTATCAGTGATATTTCCAAAATATTTCTCATTTCCCTCATTCTTTTTTTTCAGATTCTGGTGGTGGTGAGAGATGAGGCAGCCAGCCTGACCCCGGAGCTCATTGCTTCCGTCCGGTCCCTCGGCGCCGGGAGAAGAGCCCTTTTCCGTTTTGTCTATCTGCCCGCTACCCTGCCCGCCATTCTCACGGCACTGAGGGTTTCCGTGGGAACAGCCGTTGCCGTCCTTTTCATTGCGGAACAGGCCCTTACCCAGTGGGGACTGGGCTATTACATTGTTGTGGAAACCTACCAGATTCTTCTCTACCCGGAAATGTACACAGGTATTCTGGCCATGGGACTGATGGGAAGTCTGCTGTACGGCCTGATCCGTATCATTGAAAGAAAACTGGCTCCCCATCTTTTCATCAAGGACATGGAATGA
- a CDS encoding HAD family hydrolase yields the protein MLVFDIPGFGKVEAQHLVLDYNGTLAENGQLLDGVTSRLDQLAKRLSIHVITADTFGSVAKALTGLPLHIVTIPPGNQGVAKKNYVESLGQAQVVAMGNGRNDALMLEKARIGVAILMKEGACSQALMNADLISLHICDALDLLLNPLGLTATLRE from the coding sequence ATGCTTGTCTTTGATATTCCCGGATTCGGAAAAGTGGAAGCACAGCACCTTGTTCTTGATTACAACGGAACCCTGGCCGAAAACGGACAACTCCTTGATGGAGTTACCAGTCGCCTGGATCAGCTGGCAAAACGGCTCAGCATTCATGTCATTACTGCCGATACCTTCGGCTCTGTGGCAAAGGCCCTTACAGGACTTCCCCTCCACATCGTTACCATCCCGCCCGGGAATCAGGGGGTGGCCAAAAAAAACTATGTGGAAAGCCTTGGACAAGCCCAGGTCGTTGCCATGGGCAACGGCCGTAATGATGCTCTGATGCTGGAAAAAGCCCGCATCGGCGTCGCCATTCTCATGAAAGAAGGTGCATGCAGTCAGGCTCTGATGAATGCTGATCTTATCAGCCTTCATATATGTGATGCCCTGGACCTTCTGCTGAACCCTCTGGGCCTGACGGCAACCCTGAGAGAATGA
- a CDS encoding ABC transporter ATP-binding protein has protein sequence MSMVHIRHLSFGYPGKPLLFDNFSLEIEKGESWVIIGPSGCGKSTLLSLMAGLKRPRQGSIEVEGKQLQRPRPESGLVFQDHGLLPWATIRANVSLGLRIRRFYGSDGRHTPAKWQNGNEKPQAETMDLWLQRLGLAGKEHCYPAQLSRGQRQRAAIARTLLMEPDLLLMDEPFSALDPPIREELQELMAGLGRTQAITRITVTHDIPEAVILGEKILVTTLKVNRAPTILANPLAKDEKPRNHYGFNKMCQRVRQAMGEST, from the coding sequence ATGAGCATGGTTCATATCCGTCATCTCTCCTTCGGGTATCCGGGAAAGCCACTTTTATTTGACAACTTCTCCCTCGAAATCGAGAAGGGAGAATCCTGGGTTATCATCGGCCCCTCCGGCTGCGGGAAATCCACCCTTCTCTCCCTTATGGCTGGCCTGAAAAGACCCCGGCAGGGAAGCATTGAAGTGGAAGGGAAACAGCTGCAGCGCCCCCGTCCCGAAAGTGGACTTGTTTTTCAGGACCATGGGCTGCTGCCATGGGCCACCATACGGGCCAATGTTTCTCTGGGCCTCCGAATCCGGCGTTTTTACGGCTCAGACGGTCGCCACACACCTGCAAAATGGCAAAATGGCAATGAAAAACCCCAGGCAGAAACCATGGATCTTTGGTTACAGCGCCTGGGACTTGCGGGCAAGGAACATTGTTATCCGGCCCAACTCTCAAGGGGCCAGCGCCAGAGAGCCGCCATTGCCCGCACACTGCTCATGGAACCGGATCTTCTTCTGATGGATGAACCTTTTTCCGCTCTGGATCCTCCCATTCGGGAAGAGCTGCAGGAGCTCATGGCAGGCCTCGGCCGGACTCAGGCCATAACCCGCATAACCGTAACCCATGACATCCCTGAAGCCGTCATTCTGGGAGAAAAAATTCTTGTGACCACACTGAAGGTAAACAGAGCTCCCACCATTCTGGCAAACCCCCTTGCCAAAGATGAAAAACCCAGAAATCATTATGGTTTCAACAAAATGTGCCAGAGAGTACGACAAGCCATGGGGGAAAGTACATGA
- a CDS encoding dicarboxylate/amino acid:cation symporter: MAEEKKKMSLPAKMGIGFAAGILLGFIFQMGGWDIAWVKPFGDIFIRLIRMIVVPLVFISLVAGAASMGDLSKLGRVSVKTIIYYVGTTAIAVFIGLIIANVFQPGAGLTLSLEGLKAREVTPPGTLETFLNIVPLNPVQALAEGKLLQIIFFAIFFGFALSSLGETGKPLLKIFEVGNEVMIRITAAVMHYAPYGVCALIAYTVGNSGIEVLLPLMKLIVLMYVAALIHVCVVYLPLLKGAGKFPLVTFFKVMSQPLLIAFSTCSSAAALPANMAATEKLGVPRQISSFTIPLGTTINMDGAAIYLGLAAVFVAQIYGIELSFASQLSILLIAILASIGSVGVPSAALVVMTMVFTQVQLPMEGIALVAGVDRILDMARTTLNVMGDATGAVVVSRLEGDLDLEPVGDGSIG, translated from the coding sequence ATGGCAGAAGAAAAGAAAAAAATGAGCCTGCCGGCAAAAATGGGTATTGGTTTTGCCGCAGGTATTCTGCTGGGTTTCATTTTTCAGATGGGCGGTTGGGATATCGCATGGGTAAAACCCTTTGGTGATATTTTTATTCGTCTGATTCGTATGATTGTTGTGCCCCTTGTGTTCATTTCACTGGTGGCGGGTGCCGCCAGCATGGGGGATCTGAGTAAGCTTGGCCGGGTTTCCGTAAAAACCATTATTTATTATGTAGGAACCACAGCCATTGCTGTTTTCATTGGCCTCATTATTGCCAATGTATTCCAGCCCGGAGCAGGCCTCACCCTTTCCCTGGAAGGGTTGAAGGCAAGGGAGGTGACACCGCCTGGAACGCTGGAGACTTTTCTGAATATTGTTCCTCTCAACCCTGTTCAGGCACTGGCAGAGGGGAAGCTGCTGCAGATTATTTTCTTTGCTATTTTTTTTGGTTTTGCCCTGTCCAGCCTGGGCGAAACGGGAAAGCCCCTTTTGAAAATATTTGAAGTGGGCAATGAGGTGATGATTCGCATTACGGCAGCTGTCATGCACTATGCTCCCTATGGGGTCTGTGCCCTGATAGCCTATACGGTTGGTAACAGCGGTATAGAAGTTTTGCTGCCGCTCATGAAACTCATCGTTCTCATGTATGTTGCCGCGCTGATTCATGTGTGTGTGGTCTACCTGCCTCTTCTGAAAGGTGCGGGCAAGTTTCCCCTTGTAACGTTCTTTAAAGTGATGAGCCAGCCTCTGTTGATAGCCTTTTCCACCTGTTCCAGTGCGGCCGCTTTGCCTGCCAACATGGCTGCTACGGAAAAACTCGGTGTTCCCAGGCAGATTTCAAGCTTTACCATACCGCTGGGTACCACCATCAATATGGATGGTGCGGCTATCTATCTGGGGCTGGCAGCGGTATTTGTGGCACAGATTTACGGGATTGAACTGAGCTTTGCTTCTCAGCTCAGCATTCTTCTGATAGCCATTCTGGCTTCCATCGGCTCCGTGGGCGTTCCTTCGGCGGCTCTGGTGGTGATGACCATGGTGTTTACGCAGGTTCAGTTGCCCATGGAAGGTATCGCTCTTGTGGCCGGGGTGGACAGAATTCTGGACATGGCCCGGACAACGCTGAATGTGATGGGTGATGCCACCGGCGCTGTGGTTGTTTCCCGTCTTGAAGGGGATCTGGACCTGGAGCCCGTTGGAGACGGCAGTATCGGTTGA
- a CDS encoding methyl-accepting chemotaxis protein — translation MDTIPSRPAPFHSMLFRISAFVLILSTVLLALLGSWQYAAAKKRFEQSLEKDADLIIDRLVQTLRDPLYNIDMIQVNATLHSEMKDTRILAIGLKEPELKEGYLVCIGRNPKGASIPVDRLPESKNFMRERGVIHNGELMGEVTLLLDPAFFQDGLRQIIQDLVLIVLILDLLLFITLVFTLRKIVVLPLHKLIAAVQDVAQGEGDLTRRIPVEAKDEMGILSRWMNTFVDSLEIKAKLARKVADGDLTISVPILSDQDTLGQALSTMVRRLARAASEVRFAARHSVEASRDVFTISARLNEGTLKQARAAEHLATRMREISLAVSRNLATARNTEDAAFKAATKADASGKAVEDASRAMNDIIQRIGIVEEIARQTHLLALNAAIEAARAGDHGRGFAVVADEIRKLAEKSRESTLAIGKVARDGSTVARDAREHLQALIPEIRSNADRVKEIRAASDEQADAIGQATKFLGGLETVVQENAKSAEQMALASQSLNRIADQLESQVQSLQIKE, via the coding sequence ATGGATACCATTCCTTCCCGTCCGGCCCCTTTTCATTCCATGCTGTTCCGCATCAGTGCCTTTGTGCTGATTCTTTCCACCGTACTTCTGGCTCTTCTGGGAAGCTGGCAGTATGCTGCCGCCAAAAAACGATTTGAGCAGAGTCTTGAAAAGGATGCGGATCTCATCATCGACAGGCTGGTGCAAACCCTGCGGGACCCTTTATATAATATTGATATGATCCAGGTGAATGCCACCCTGCACTCTGAAATGAAAGACACCCGGATTCTTGCCATCGGCCTGAAAGAACCGGAGCTCAAAGAAGGCTATCTTGTCTGTATCGGCCGAAACCCCAAGGGAGCATCCATCCCTGTGGACCGCCTTCCTGAATCAAAGAATTTCATGCGGGAACGGGGCGTTATCCATAATGGCGAGCTCATGGGTGAAGTCACCCTGCTGCTGGACCCCGCCTTTTTTCAGGATGGTCTCAGACAGATCATCCAGGACCTTGTGCTGATTGTACTGATTCTCGACCTGCTCCTTTTCATCACCCTTGTTTTCACTTTGCGAAAAATAGTAGTACTTCCCTTGCATAAGCTCATTGCGGCGGTGCAGGATGTGGCCCAGGGAGAAGGAGACCTCACCCGTCGTATTCCTGTGGAGGCAAAGGACGAAATGGGCATTCTGTCCCGATGGATGAATACCTTTGTGGACTCCCTCGAGATCAAGGCCAAGCTGGCCCGTAAAGTAGCTGACGGGGATCTCACCATAAGCGTACCCATTTTATCGGATCAGGATACTCTGGGTCAGGCCCTGTCCACCATGGTCCGCAGGCTTGCCAGGGCAGCTTCGGAAGTTCGCTTTGCCGCCCGCCACAGTGTGGAGGCAAGCCGGGATGTTTTCACCATATCTGCCCGCCTCAATGAGGGAACCCTGAAACAGGCCAGAGCAGCGGAACATCTGGCCACCCGTATGCGAGAAATCAGCCTCGCCGTTTCCCGCAACCTGGCTACGGCCAGAAACACGGAGGACGCGGCCTTTAAGGCCGCAACCAAGGCCGATGCCAGCGGAAAAGCAGTGGAAGACGCCTCCCGTGCCATGAACGACATCATTCAGCGCATCGGTATTGTGGAAGAAATTGCCCGCCAGACCCATCTCCTTGCCCTGAATGCTGCCATTGAAGCGGCCCGCGCAGGAGACCATGGCCGTGGCTTTGCCGTGGTTGCCGATGAAATCCGGAAACTGGCAGAAAAAAGCCGGGAGTCCACCCTTGCCATCGGGAAGGTGGCAAGGGATGGCAGCACCGTTGCACGGGATGCCAGAGAGCACCTTCAGGCACTGATTCCCGAAATCAGAAGCAATGCGGACAGGGTCAAAGAAATCCGTGCAGCCAGCGATGAACAGGCCGATGCCATTGGGCAGGCCACAAAATTTCTGGGTGGACTGGAAACGGTGGTGCAGGAAAATGCCAAATCTGCCGAACAGATGGCCCTTGCCTCCCAGTCCCTTAACCGTATTGCGGATCAGCTGGAAAGTCAGGTGCAGTCTCTGCAGATAAAAGAATAG
- a CDS encoding nitroreductase family protein gives MTAAFVTIDPDRCNKDGICAAECPVKILGFPGKGEMPALVKGGEVLCIRCGHCVSVCPTAAIRLEFLTPKDCTPVDTHLLPDEKATRHLLATRRSIRNYKKEPVDKSRLEELVQTASCAPTGHNSRSVQWLIIHDTDEVRRLTAMVADWMRYMIKEQPAMARAFHLEETVAGFDLGLDVICRDAPHIVVACAHKAAPTAAIDCATALAYLEVAAPSMGLGTCWAGFFNIAATFWPPLKEALNLPKGVSNHGAVLVGVPRFRYHRIPPRQAAAITWK, from the coding sequence ATGACAGCAGCATTCGTTACCATTGACCCGGACCGATGCAACAAGGACGGCATTTGTGCAGCAGAATGTCCCGTAAAGATTTTAGGTTTCCCTGGCAAAGGAGAAATGCCCGCCCTTGTGAAAGGAGGAGAAGTCCTCTGTATTCGCTGCGGACACTGCGTTTCTGTCTGCCCCACGGCAGCCATCCGTCTTGAATTTCTGACTCCGAAAGACTGTACCCCCGTGGATACCCATCTGCTGCCCGATGAAAAGGCCACAAGGCATCTGCTTGCCACCCGCCGGTCCATCCGCAATTACAAAAAAGAGCCTGTGGACAAAAGCCGCCTTGAAGAGCTGGTTCAGACGGCAAGCTGTGCGCCAACGGGCCATAACAGCCGCTCTGTTCAATGGCTCATCATTCACGACACGGATGAGGTACGTCGCCTTACTGCCATGGTGGCAGACTGGATGCGCTACATGATCAAAGAGCAACCTGCCATGGCCAGGGCATTTCATCTGGAAGAAACGGTGGCAGGCTTTGATCTCGGTCTGGATGTGATCTGCAGAGATGCTCCGCACATTGTGGTGGCCTGTGCCCACAAGGCGGCTCCAACAGCAGCCATTGACTGCGCAACGGCCCTGGCGTACCTGGAAGTAGCCGCTCCTTCCATGGGTCTGGGTACCTGCTGGGCCGGCTTTTTCAACATAGCGGCCACCTTCTGGCCCCCACTGAAAGAGGCGCTGAATCTGCCCAAGGGCGTCAGCAACCATGGTGCCGTACTTGTGGGAGTACCCCGTTTCCGCTACCACCGCATTCCTCCCAGACAGGCAGCCGCCATCACCTGGAAATAA
- a CDS encoding aspartate/glutamate racemase family protein, whose product MGEKVVGIIGGMGPEATVDLMARVIRATSAADDRDHIRMLVDNNPKVPSRIRALIEGGGESPAPCLREMAQKLAAWGVDFLAMPCNTAHHYYSDIREAVSIPVLNMVDMAVEACLIRNKNLKKVGLMASTAVLNLELYEQSFAAEGVEMLAPPPAVQKGLMGAIRRIKTSVYGEEVRLILQETADSLVGEGAELLLVACTELSVISESLAVKVPLLDASQILAEAIVKKVKTDCT is encoded by the coding sequence ATGGGAGAAAAAGTGGTGGGTATTATTGGCGGTATGGGGCCGGAGGCCACGGTGGATCTGATGGCAAGGGTCATACGGGCTACTTCTGCTGCAGATGACAGGGATCATATTCGGATGCTTGTGGACAACAACCCCAAAGTGCCTTCGCGAATCCGTGCCCTGATCGAAGGCGGGGGAGAAAGTCCTGCCCCCTGTCTGCGGGAAATGGCGCAGAAGCTGGCGGCATGGGGGGTGGATTTTCTCGCCATGCCCTGCAACACGGCACATCACTATTATAGCGATATACGGGAGGCCGTATCCATACCTGTTCTGAATATGGTGGATATGGCGGTGGAGGCCTGCCTCATCCGGAATAAAAATTTGAAAAAAGTGGGCCTGATGGCGTCCACGGCAGTTTTGAATCTGGAGCTTTATGAGCAGAGCTTTGCCGCAGAAGGGGTAGAGATGCTGGCTCCTCCTCCGGCGGTCCAGAAAGGGCTCATGGGAGCCATCCGGAGAATCAAAACCAGTGTATACGGAGAGGAGGTCCGTCTGATTTTGCAGGAAACAGCCGACAGCCTTGTGGGAGAGGGGGCAGAACTGCTGCTGGTGGCCTGCACGGAGCTTTCTGTTATTTCAGAAAGTCTGGCAGTGAAAGTGCCTTTGCTGGATGCATCGCAGATACTGGCTGAAGCCATCGTGAAAAAGGTGAAAACGGATTGCACCTGA
- a CDS encoding ABC transporter substrate-binding protein, translating to MRFFSIFFIFIFCTTAHTTPLRVALLPIPDALPFHVAEARGYFRETGVEVEAISVASALERDQLMQAGRIHGMINEMAGTALFNRDQTRMQVLQIARRPMGNSPLFRILASPGSQHSNLRELKDVPIGISRHTIIEYLTDRMLSHAGLQPEEIRKRSVPSIPERFQLLMQGRLEAAVMPDPLAFSAMQQGARELANDLTSTFASASVISFDSRTVREEREKVRTFLNAWNRAAMDINENPEAFRDIFLISVRTPADIRQTFPIPPFPVAEIPSQEQWDDMMNWMVSRSLLLTPLRYHDNVSDLQQEEPLP from the coding sequence ATGCGCTTTTTTTCCATATTTTTCATTTTTATATTCTGTACCACCGCCCATACCACCCCTTTACGGGTTGCCCTGCTGCCCATTCCCGATGCCCTTCCCTTTCATGTGGCGGAAGCCAGAGGCTACTTCAGGGAAACAGGCGTGGAGGTAGAAGCCATTTCCGTTGCCAGCGCCCTGGAAAGGGATCAGCTCATGCAGGCGGGCAGAATTCACGGCATGATCAATGAAATGGCAGGAACAGCCCTTTTCAACCGGGATCAAACCCGTATGCAGGTGCTTCAGATTGCAAGGCGTCCCATGGGAAACTCCCCTCTTTTCCGTATTCTTGCCAGCCCGGGAAGCCAGCACAGCAACCTTAGGGAACTCAAAGATGTTCCCATCGGCATCAGCCGCCATACCATTATTGAATACCTGACAGATCGCATGCTCAGCCATGCAGGTCTTCAGCCGGAAGAAATCCGTAAACGCTCTGTGCCATCCATCCCCGAACGGTTTCAACTCCTGATGCAGGGCCGTCTTGAAGCCGCTGTTATGCCTGATCCTCTGGCTTTCAGTGCCATGCAGCAAGGTGCCAGAGAGCTGGCCAATGACCTGACCAGCACCTTCGCCAGTGCCAGCGTCATCAGTTTCGACAGCCGGACTGTCCGCGAGGAAAGGGAGAAAGTCCGGACCTTTCTGAATGCATGGAACCGGGCTGCCATGGATATCAATGAGAATCCCGAAGCCTTCCGGGACATCTTTCTGATCAGCGTGCGTACCCCTGCGGACATACGCCAGACCTTTCCCATCCCCCCTTTCCCCGTTGCCGAAATCCCTTCTCAAGAGCAGTGGGATGATATGATGAACTGGATGGTGAGCCGGAGTCTCCTTCTCACTCCCCTCCGCTATCACGACAATGTTTCTGACCTCCAGCAGGAAGAGCCCCTGCCATGA